Proteins encoded by one window of Arachis hypogaea cultivar Tifrunner chromosome 1, arahy.Tifrunner.gnm2.J5K5, whole genome shotgun sequence:
- the LOC140175391 gene encoding uncharacterized protein, producing the protein MDCANIIVWNVRGARNKLARVHLKQLVKNFHPYVFIILETHCAFQKVAVFWNRLGYTPIHIEEAQGHSGGIWVLSAWPGVSCNVVAASLQVVCVEFSKGGFSWVCAAIYASPVPSIREEAWRVLTDFSINYSGPLLAIGDFNEILLSSEVKGGNFVSRRAERFGALLDECGLIDLGAHGSLYTWFKHMQGNRFISKRLDRAVATDAWCFHFPESYVENLARMHSDHCPIMVRCQGNDRRVGVKPFRFQVAWSYHPSFSSVVRGAWDKGRPNPIRCLSQVRDDALAFNRDVFGNIFKRKRELERRVTSIQQRMERVDALSLIQEERELQAEYSNLLMQEELFWYQKSREHWVKFGDRNTKFFHMQTIMRRKRNKVELDVMGDQELPSLSHEAIESLTRNVSKEEVRKVIMGMNSFKAPGADGFQAFFFKEYWEVVGTEVWELVKKAFTGFDLDSALFDTLVVLIPKVDNLSRMKEFRPISLCNVIYKIITKVVVERLRPFLQDIIGPLQGGFIPERGAPDNIIVAQEVLHFMKKTKSKKGVLAFKIDLEKAYDRVSWEFLEQSLLMFGFPGTIVSLIMKCVKSSSLSLMWNGNRLDGFQPKRGLRLGDPMSPYLFVICMERLSCLIARKVEVGRWKPVTVSRGGPVISHLLFADDLILFCKAKKSQVLHVLDTMATFCRASGMKVNFDKSRAICSMNVSRQRKDLFTGISSIRFANSLGKYLGVPLKHGRVTKADFNDVVDKLTNRLASWKGRFLNKAGRICLAKSVLSFIPIYRMQKYLQNRNLFAVKAMGSSSYIWKSIVHSASVLKEGFVWEVGALSKNFWFDSLLHSGPVGVRVEFLDICEAALTIKDVYRDGARIPEKLRLLVWLCLHDAVPTQYLHFRRHLSSSSLCTRCNQLPETILHCFRDCEVVRSVWVSLGFSDVCFFGSYEVHDWFKHGLLNEGCSKFAAIIWSIWQDRNMGNFQGVFGSTGSIAYKARRCMVDFEYTTQNRVCCIQGLKPLSWSPPEPGAWKLNCDGSVNLRDDCAGFGWVIRDSSSQWVMGCSENSFGSSVIKMELWSIWKGLAWAWEAGLKLVVCETDCAAAFELVTGWQVLLCHLEKEVIQLIFDLKLRRDWDIRFELIPREANVVADRLAKMGSGGSGTDEVHLWHQPPEVVCPLLLLRT; encoded by the exons ATGGATTGTGCAAATATTATAGTTTGGAATGTGAGAGGAGCTAGAAATAAGCTGGCTCGGGTGCATCTGAAACAATTGGTAAAGAATTTTCATCCATACGTTTTTATCATTTTAGAGACTCATTGTGCTTTCCAAAAGGTGGCTGTCTTTTGGAACAGATTAGGTTATACTCCTATTCATATTGAAGAAGCTCAGGGGCATAGTGGAGGTATTTGGGTGCTCTCTGCATGGCCCGGAGTATCTTGCAATGTCGTGGCAGCGAGTTTGCAAGTGGTGTGTGTTGAGTTTTCGAAGGGCGGTTTCTCTTGGGTCTGTGCAGCAATTTATGCAAGTCCCGTTCCTAGCATAAGGGAAGAAGCTTGGAGGGTTTTGACAGATTTTTCCATAAATTATTCAGGTCCTTTATTAGCTATTGGGGATTTTAATGAGATCCTTCTTTCATCTGAGGTTAAAGGTGGGAACTTTGTCTCTCGAAGGGCAGAGCGGTTTGGAGCTCTCCTAGATGAGTGTGGTTTGATTGATTTGGGAGCTCATGGATCCTTGTACACTTGGTTCAAACATATGCAGGGTAATCGGTTCATCTCGAAGAGGCTGGATAGGGCTGTGGCTACTGATGCTTGGTGTTTTCATTTTCCGGAAAGCTATGTGGAGAATTTGGCGAGGATGCATTCTGACCACTGTCCCATTATGGTGCGATGTCAAGGTAATGATAGAAGAGTCGGGGTAAAACCTTTTCGTTTTCAAGTAGCTTGGTCTTATCACCCAAGTTTTTCGTCGGTGGTCAGGGGTGCTTGGGACAAGGGTAGACCCAATCCTATTCGTTGCCTTTCTCAGGTCAGAGATGATGCTTTGGCCTTTAACCGAGATGTCTTTgggaatatttttaaaagaaagagggAATTGGAGAGGCGTGTGACCAGTATCCAACAGAGAATGGAGAGAGTTGATGCTTTATCCCTTATACAGGAAGAAAGGGAGTTACAGGCTGAATATAGTAATCTGCTTATGCAAGAGGAGTTGTTTTGGTATCAAAAATCGCGAGAGCACTGGGTCAAATTTGGAGATAGGAATACTAAGTTCTTTCATATGCAAACCATTATGCGGAGAAAGCGTAACAAG GTAGAACTTGATGTGATGGGGGACCAGGAATTACCTTCTTTATCTCATGAAGCTATTGAAAGTCTCACAAGAAATGTTTctaaagaagaggttaggaaggtGATTATGGGCATGAACTCTTTTAAGGCCCCAGGTGCCGATGGTTTTCAGGCTTTTTTCTTCAAGGAATATTGGGAAGTGGTTGGTACAGAAGTATGGGAACTTGTTAAGAAGGCTTTCACTGGGTTTGATCTGGATAGTGCTCTGTTTGACACTTTGGTGGTGCTGATTCCTAAAGTTGATAACCTGTCTCGCATGAAAGAGTTTCGTCCTATCAGCCTCTGTAATGTCATCTACAAGattataactaaggtggttgtggAGAGGTTACGACCTTTTCTACAAGATATCATTGGCCCTCTACAGGGAGGGTTTATTCCTGAAAGGGGTGCCCCAGACAATATCATTGTAGCCCAGGAAGTTCTCCATTTTATGAAGAAAACCAAATCAAAGAAAGGTGTTCTTGCTTTTAAAATTGACCTAGAAAAGGCTTATGACAGGGTGAGCTGGGAGTTTTTGGAGCAATCTCTCCTAATGTTTGGCTTTCCAGGAACTATTGTTTCTCTTATTATGAAATGTGTAaagtcttcctccctttctctaatGTGGAATGGTAACCGGTTGGATGGTTTTCAGCCAAAGAGGGGTTTGAGGCTAGGAGACCCGatgtctccttatttatttgttatttgtatgGAGAGGTTGAGTTGCCTCATTGCTAGAAAAGTGGAGGTTGGTAGATGGAAACCAGTAACCGTGTCTAGGGGAGGTCCTGTGATCTCCCATCTCCTTTTTGCAGACGACCTTATCCTTTTTTGCAAAGCGAAGAAATCTCAAGTACTTCATGTTTTGGACACTATGGCCACCTTTTGTAGAGCATCTGGTATGAAGGTGAATTTTGACAAATCTCGTGCTATCTGTTCCATGAATGTTTCTAGACAACGCAAGGATCTCTTCACTGGTATTTCTTCTATCCGGTTTGCTAATTCTCTGGGAAAATACCTTGGTGTCCCCCTCAAGCATGGCAGAGTTACTAAAGCTGATTTTAATGATGTGGTTGATAAGCTTACTAATAGGCTAGCATCTTGGAAAGGTCGCTTCCTTAATAAAGCTGGTCGGATTTGCCTTGCTAAATCAGTTTTATCTTTTATACCTATTTATAGGATGCAA AAATACCTCCAGAATAGAAACCTATTTGCAGTTAAAGCAATGGGTTCTTCATCGTATATATGGAAGTCTATTGTGCACTCAGCTTCCGTATTAAAGGAAGGGTTTGTTTGGGAAGTGGGAGCTCTTTCTAAGAATTTCTGGTTTGACTCTTTGTTGCACTCTGGGCCAGTAGGAGTGAGGGTTGAATTTCTTGATATCTGTGAGGCTGCTTTGACCATTAAAGATGTTTACCGTGATGGA GCGCGGATCCCTGAAAAGTTGAGGCTCCTAGTGTGGCTTTGCCTTCATGATGCTGTACCAACTCAATATCTGCATTTTCGGCGACATCTCTCCTCCTCATCCTTATGTACACGTTGCAATCAACTTCCGGAGACAATTCTTCATTGTTTTCGGGATTGTGAAGTGGTGCGATCAGTTTGGGTTTCTCTAGGTTTTTCTGATGTGTGTTTCTTTGGCTCTTACGAGGTGCATGATTGGTTCAAGCATGGCCTCCTCAATGAAGGTTGTTCCAAATTTGCAGCTATAATATGGTCAATTTGGCAAGATAGAAATATGGGTAATTTTCAGGGAGTTTTTGGATCTACTGGGTCAATTGCATACAAGGCTCGCAGGTGCATGGTGGATTTTGAATATACAACTCAGAATCGAGTGTGTTGCATCCAGGGATTAAAACCTCTGTCTTGGTCTCCACCAGAACCTGGTGCTTGGAAATTAAATTGTGATGGGAGTGTGAACTTGAGGGATGATTGTGCTGGTTTTGGGTGGGTAATTCGCGATAGCTCCAGTCAATGGGTAATGGGATGCTCAGAAAATTCCTTTGGATCTAGTGTCATCAAGATGGAGTTGTGGAGTATATGGAAAGGTTTGGCTTGGGCTTGGGAGGCGGGTCTTAAGCTTGTTGTCTGTGAGACAGATTGCGCAGCAGCTTTTGAGCTAGTGACTGGTTGGCAAGTTCTACTCTGCCATCTTGAAAAAGAAGTAATACAACTGATCTTTGACTTGAAGTTAAGAAGGGATTGGGATATTCGTTTTGAGCTTATCCCGAGAGAAGCTAATGTCGTGGCAGATCGGTTGGCAAAGATGGGATCTGGAGGTAGCGGAACTGATGAGGTTCACCTTTGGCACCAGCCACCAGAAGTGGTTTGTCCTCTCTTATTGTTAAGaacctaa
- the LOC112791203 gene encoding SEC14 cytosolic factor — protein sequence MGICNQDAIKQLQSLMENVNEQQKITFQNMHQGYPTETLARFLKARDWNVAKAHKMIIDCLQWRVENEIDNVLSKPIPVDVYKAVRDSQLIGMSGYSKEGLPVIAVGVGLSTFDKASDKYYVQSHIQMNEYRDRVVLPTASKKQGRYIGTCVKVLDMTGLKISALNQLRLLTAISTIDDLNYPEKTDTYYIVNVPYVFSACWKVVKPLLQERTRKKVQVLQGCGKEELLKVMDYQSLPHFCRKEGSGSSKHRVAGDTENCFSFDSSFHQQLYNFIKQQAVVMQTISPIRQGSFYVDLPEPDPDDAKIAKTIESELHKLEIQNGVAVNGH from the exons ATGGGTATTTGCAACCAGGATGCAATCAAGCAGTTGCAATCCCTGATGGAAAATG TGAATGAGCAGCAGAAGATCACATTCCag AACATGCATCAGGGATATCCAACTGAAACACTAGCCAGATTTCTCAAAGCAAGGGACTGGAATGTTGCCAAAGCCCATAAAATG ATAATCGATTGTTTACAATGGAGAGTTGAAAATGAGATTGACAATGTTTTATCA AAGCCAATCCCCGTAGATGTGTACAAAGCCGTGCGAGATTCTCAACTCATTGGAATGTCTGGTTACTCAAAGGAG GGCCTTCCTGTCATCGCTGTTGGTGTTGGGCTCAGCACATTTGACAAAGCATCC GACAAATACTATGTGCAATCGCACATCCAAATGAACGAATATAGGGATCGGGTGGTCTTG CCAACAGCTTCGAAGAAGCAAGGACGTTACATTGGCACTTGTGTGAAAGTCTTGGATATGACTGGTTTGAAAATTTCAGCGCTGAACCAACTGAGG CTTTTGACTGCTATATCTACAATTGACGACTTGAACTACCCGGAAAAGACAGACACATATTATATTGTTAACGTGCCGTATGTATTCTCGGCGTGTTGGAAG GTTGTAAAGCCCCTTTTGCAAGAAAGAACGAGGAAGAAAGTTCAGGTGCTGCAAGGTTGTGGGAAGGAGGAATTACTCAAG GTAATGGACTATCAGTCTCTCCCACACTTCTGCAGAAAAGAAGGTTCCGGATCCTCGAAACACCGCGTAGCAGGAGACACTGAAAATTGCTTCTCCTTCGACAGCAGCTTCCACCAACAGCTCTACAACTTCATCAAGCAGCAAGCCGTCGTCATGCAAACCATATCACCAATCAGACAGGGATCCTTCTATGTTGACTTACCGGAGCCAGACCCCGACGACGCCAAGATTGCCAAGACCATCGAATCCGAGCTTCACAAGTTGGAAATTCAGAATGGTGTTGCGGTTAATGGACACTAA
- the LOC112791196 gene encoding uncharacterized protein, with translation MLLGRTSSSIGINSSDRKDTEYNAFLAPFTYPASNDTYLTDSSSRTFQNNSNHDDDLLDFGFTRPDFPPGQLAGTVEFYRRHVFLCYKSPAAWPPRIEAWEFDRLPRLLHAAVASGKGRMKKETLLTICEGHDGTETSNGDILIFPDMVRYRRLTHFDVETFVEEVLVNDGEWRPGNPEALLASYVFVCSHGSRDRRCGACGPVLVSRFREEIELLGLQGKVFVSPCSHIGRHKCGGNVIIFGSSINGEATGHWYGYVTPKDVPSLIQQHIIKGEILDSLWRGQIGLTAEEQKKSQEQRIHQNSVTNFKENTEEFMDTNNHTTGTVGFQFQESIATCCQDNRYSSCHQDNHMSLEKTKIAGAIETEAKLLTDDDEFRENVPSRISNGKAASRKFCSIPTWLDYWEQEDTYAALSVVCAAVSVVIAYRCYKNS, from the exons atgttgTTAGGTAGAACAAGCAGCAGCATTGGCATCAACAGCAGCGACCGAAAGGACACAGAATATAACGCCTTTCTCGCACCCTTCACATACCCAGCATCTAACGATACCTACCTAACCGACTCTTCTTCTAGAACCTTCCAGAACAACAGCAACCACGACGACGATCTTCTTGACTTCGGGTTTACCAGGCCCGATTTCCCGCCGGGTCAACTCGCTGGCACCGTCGAGTTCTACCGTCGCCACGTGTTCCTCTGCTACAAGAGTCCCGCTGCGTGGCCGCCGCGGATTGAGGCTTGGGAATTTGACCGATTGCCGCGGTTGCTCCACGCCGCCGTCGCCTCCGGTAAAGGTCGCATGAAGAAGGAG ACCCTCTTAACAATTTGCGAGGGACATGATGGAACCGAAACATCCAATGGTGATATACTAATTTTTCCAGACATGGTCAGATACAG GCGATTAACACATTTTGATGTGGAAACATTCGTCGAAGAAGTTCTTGTCAATGATGGAGAATGGCGTCCTGGCAACCCCGAAGCCTTGTTGGCTTCATATGTGTTCGTGTGTTCACATGGATCCCGGGACCGGAGATGCGGAGCTTGTGGACCTGTCTTGGTTAGTAGGTTCAGGGAAGAGATAGAGTTACTTGGTCTTCAAGGTAAAGTGTTTGTTAGCCCATGCTCTCACATTGGGAGGCATAAGTGTGGAGGAAATGTCATTATATTCGGGTCAAGCATCAATGGAGAAGCCACTGGCCATTG GTACGGATATGTTACTCCGAAAGATGTACCTTCGTTGATTCAACAACATATAATTAAAGGAGAAATTTTGGACTCGTTATGGAG GGGCCAAATTGGTTTGACAGCagaagaacaaaaaaagagcCAAGAACAAAGGATTCATCAGAACAGTGtaacaaattttaaagaaaacaCAGAAGAGTTCATGGATACAAACAATCATACAACAGGCACTGTTGGGTTTCAATTCCAAGAGAGCATTGCAACCTGTTGCCAAGATAACAGATATTCCTCTTGCCATCAGGACAATCATATGTCGTTAGAAAAGACGAAGATCGCTGGAGCCATTGAGACGGAGGCAAAGCTCTTAACTGATGATGATGAGTTCAGAGAGAATGTGCCGTCTCGGATAAGTAATGGCAAAGCAGCATCACGCAAATTTTGTTCCATTCCAACATGGCTTGACTACTGGGAGCAAGAAGATACTTATGCTGCTCTCTCTGTCGTATGCGCTGCCGTGTCGGTTGTTATTGCCTATCGCTGCTACAAGAACAGCTGA
- the LOC112791187 gene encoding WEB family protein At5g55860, with amino-acid sequence MVAKIRQSATDSPNATKPEVGEIDTSPPFQSVKDAVSLFGEGAFSGEKPFIKKAKPYSAERVLAKETQLHIAQKELNKLKEQVNNAETTKAQALVELERAKRTVEELTQKLKVVDESRELAIMATDTAKDHAKQLKEVKYGNSDGTNGAWKEELEAAVKRHASIITELNAAKLELSKIRQEYDSSSDARESAFKQVAEAENAMKENSERASELSKEITAVKESIEQTKHASIEAHQQQAMVLAEKDVLRRSYKATLEQSEKKVLDLKKEFNPELAKNLEAQLVETLSEIGALQKEMENKRMQDLDSVKSVTLELDDAKESLHKVADEESSLRSLVEALKVELENVKKEHLELKEKESETESVVGNLHVKLRKSKSELEACLAEESKVRGASEEMISTLNQLQSEAENARREAEDMKNKATELMKEAEVTKLALEDAEEKLKVALEDAEAAKAAEASALDQITVLTERTSAARASTSESGAKITISREEFESLSRKVEESDKLADMKVAAAQAQVEAVKASENEAIKRLETAQKEIEDMKTATQEALKKAEMAEAAKKAVESELRRWREREQKKAAEAASRILAETQVSSESSPQHYRIQKQNPPPHKMEAKKLEKEKVSVSKKVLVPTISGIFHRKKNQVEGGSPSFLPGENLA; translated from the exons ATGGTAGCTAAAATCCGGCAAAGTGCTACCGACTCACCCAACGCAACAAAGCCAGAGGTTGGAGAGATTGACACCAGTCCTCCTTTTCAATCTGTTAAAGATGCTGTCTCTTTATTTGGTGAAGGTGCTTTCTCTGGTGAAAAACCTTTCATTAAGAAGGCAAAACCCTATTCTGCTGAG CGTGTTTTGGCAAAGGAGACACAACTTCATATAGCCCAGAAAGAGTTGAACAAACTAAAGGAACAAGTAAATAATGCTGAAACTACTAAGGCTCAAGCTCTTGTTGAGCTTGAAAGGGCTAAAAGGACAGTTGAGGAACTGACACAAAAGCTAAAAGTTGTCGATGAATCCAGGGAACTAGCGATCATGGCAACAGACACTGCAAAGGATCATGCGAAACAGCTTAAAGAAGTAAAGTATGGTAACTCTGATGGAACAAATGGTGCTTGGAAAGAAGAGCTTGAAGCTGCAGTTAAGAGGCATGCATCCATCATTACAGAACTCAATGCTGCAAAGCTAGAACTCAGCAAGATTCGTCAAGAATATGATTCTTCCTCGGATGCAAGAGAGTCTGCTTTCAAGCAAGTAGCAGAAGCAGAAAATGCGATGAAGGAAAACTCAGAAAGAGCATCTGAGCTGTCTAAAGAAATTACTGCTGTAAAGGAATCAATTGAACAAACCAAGCATGCATCTATTGAAGCACATCAGCAGCAAGCAATGGTGCTAGCTGAGAAAGATGTTCTAAGACGATCATATAAAGCCACCCTTGAACAATCCGAAAAGAAAGTGCTTGATTTAAAGAAAGAGTTCAATCCTGAGCTTGCCAAAAATCTTGAAGCACAGCTGGTGGAGACATTGAGTGAAATTGGTGCTCTGCAAAAGGAAATGGAAAATAAAAGGATGCAGGATTTGGACTCCGTGAAAAGTGTCACTCTGGAACTTGATGACGCCAAGGAGTCACTGCATAAGGTAGCAGATGAGGAAAGCTCTCTTAGGAGCTTGGTGGAAGCTCTTAAGGTGGAACTTGAGAATGTAAAGAAGGAACATTTGGAATTGAAGGAGAAAGAGTCTGAAACTGAATCTGTTGTCGGGAATCTGCATGTCAAGCTTCGTAAAAGTAAGTCTGAGCTTGAAGCCTGCTTGGCAGAAGAATCTAAAGTTAGAGGTGCATCTGAGGAAATGATCTCAACACTGAACCAGCTGCAATCTGAAGCTGAAAATGCACGGCGGGAAGCAGAAGACATGAAGAACAAAGCCACAGAATTGATGAAGGAGGCTGAAGTTACCAAGCTTGCATTAGAAGATGCAGAGGAAAAGCTCAAAGTTGCACTGGAAGATGCAGAAGCAGCAAAAGCAGCAGAGGCGAGTGCCCTTGACCAGATTACGGTGTTAACTGAAAGGACAAGTGCTGCGCGCGCCTCAACATCCGAATCTGGTGCTAAAATTACAATCTCAAGAGAGGAATTCGAGTCGCTAAGTCGTAAAGTTGAGGAATCTGATAAATTAGCAGACATGAAAGTAGCTGCTGCCCAGGCACAGGTTGAGGCTGTGAAGGCAAGTGAAAATGAAGCTATCAAAAGATTAGAGACAGCTCAAAAGGAGATCGAGGATATGAAGACGGCAACACAGGAGGCTTTGAAAAAGGCCGAGATGGCTGAAGCAGCAAAGAAGGCAGTGGAGAGCGAGCTTCGGAGGTGGCGTGAGCGGGAGCAGAAGAAGGCAGCAGAAGCCGCTTCTCGAATATTGGCCGAAACTCAGGTGTCATCGGAATCATCTCCTCAGCACTACAGGATTCAAAAGCAGAACCCTCCTCCTCACAAAATGGAGGCGAAGAAGCTCGAGAAAGAGAAGGTCTCAGTTTCAAAGAAAGTCCTTGTGCCTACCATTAGCGgtatcttccacaggaagaaaaaCCAGGTTGAAGGTGGATCTCCTTCTTTTTTGCCTGGTGAGAATCTTGCATGA